Proteins encoded in a region of the Rutidosis leptorrhynchoides isolate AG116_Rl617_1_P2 chromosome 9, CSIRO_AGI_Rlap_v1, whole genome shotgun sequence genome:
- the LOC139868747 gene encoding putative F-box protein At5g55150, with amino-acid sequence MDYFEDYFNFSGVCKSWYSIAVQAVKKIEVSYSNGLPSRLSSLLFGEKKEDVEFRELFFLSNNSIRKIRLPEAYGKLYVSSSGWLVTEEIRSDYATKLINPFSREIIDLPNMFEYFDYDDRIRKVLFSRQIPVLVVLWGCTKLCFCRIGDVNWTSFETSSCGAIHDITYYDGRVYHIDDCYRLKSCDARGNDLVVVDVSQLPKCFHSKELELVYILGLDDGMKKLLVVIRQLLTILTQDDIDGRGVQQVTYKTKNFRVFEYDLEDGKWSKVNDLVKKTLFLGFGSSFCVEDTSGVINDEHDKLYRNKNSYNSKIGAEWDMGIYRMCDGTIEPHFIGESCSEVGPPIWLQSM; translated from the exons ATGGATTATTTTGAAGATTATTTCAATTTCTCTGGGGTATGTAAGTCCTGGTATTCGATTGCGGTTCAAGCTGTAAAGAAAATCGAAGTCTCATACTCTAATGGACTTCCTTCAAGGTTGTCATCTCTTTTGTTTGGAGAGAAAAAAGAAGATGTTGAATTTCGTGAATTGTTTTTCCTTTCGAACAATAGCATCCGTAAGATACGACTTCCAGAAGCATATGGTAAACTTTATGTCTCTTCATCTGGGTGGCTAGTAACAGAAGAGATTAGAAGTGATTATGCTACTAAACTTATCAATCCGTTTTCACGTGAAATCATCGATTTGCCGAATATGTTTGAATATTTTGATTATGATGACAGAATCCGAAAAGTACTCTTCTCTAGACAAATACCAGTGTTGGTGGTGTTATGGGGATGCACTAAATTATGTTTTTGTCGTATTGGAGATGTCAATTGGACATCTTTTGAAACAAGTTCGTGTGGGGCTATACACGATATAACCTATTATGACGGGCGAGTTTATCATATCGATGATTGCTATCGTTTAAAGTCATGTGATGCTCGTGGAAATGACCTAGTCGTTGTTGATGTTTCACAACTACCTAAATGTTTCCATAGCAAAGAACTGGAACTAGTTTATATTCTAGGATTGGATGATGGAATGAAGAAGTTGTTGGTTGTCATCAGACAACTATTGACCATATTAACGCAAGATGATATAGATGGTCGTGGAGTACAACAGGTGACTTACAAGACAAAGAATTTTCGAGTTTTCGAGTATGATTTAGAAGATGGAAAATGGTCAAAAGTGAATGATCTTGTTAAAAAAACTTTGTTTTTGGGATTTGGTTCATCCTTTTGTGTAGAAGATACTTCAGGAGTCATTAACG ATGAACATGATAAGTTGTACCGTAATAAAAACAGTTACAATAGCAAAATTGGAGCGGAATGGGATATGGGGATTTATCGTATGTGTGACGGAACTATCGAGCCTCATTTCATTGGAGAATCATGTAGCGAAGTCGGCCCACCAATTTGGCTTCAATCAATGTAG